A single window of Lacerta agilis isolate rLacAgi1 chromosome 12, rLacAgi1.pri, whole genome shotgun sequence DNA harbors:
- the EIF1B gene encoding eukaryotic translation initiation factor 1b isoform X1 translates to MSTIQNLQSFDPFADATKGDDLLPAGTEDYIHIRIQQRNGRKTLTTVQGIADDYDKKKLVKAFKKKFACNGTVIEHPEYGEVIQLQGDQRKNICQFLLEVVTAAGLLPSPSLLQVGIVKEEQLKVHGF, encoded by the exons ACCCCTTTGCTGATGCAACTAAGGGTGACGACTTACTCCCGGCAGGGACTGAAGACTACATTCATATAAGGATCCAGCAACGAAACGGCAGAAAGACACTAACTACTGTTCAGGGAATTGCAGATGACTATGACAAAAAGAAGCTTGTGAAAGCCTTCAAAAAG AAATTTGCCTGTAATGGTACTGTGATTGAGCACCCTGAATACGGGGAAGTGATCCAGTTGCAAGGGGACCAGAGGAAGAACATTTGCCAATTCCTCCTAGAG GTTGTAACTGCTGCGGGTTTACTGCCAtctccttctcttctgcaggttGGCATTGTCAAGGAAGAGCAGCTGAAAGTACATGGcttctaa
- the EIF1B gene encoding eukaryotic translation initiation factor 1b isoform X2: MSTIQNLQSFDPFADATKGDDLLPAGTEDYIHIRIQQRNGRKTLTTVQGIADDYDKKKLVKAFKKKFACNGTVIEHPEYGEVIQLQGDQRKNICQFLLEVGIVKEEQLKVHGF; encoded by the exons ACCCCTTTGCTGATGCAACTAAGGGTGACGACTTACTCCCGGCAGGGACTGAAGACTACATTCATATAAGGATCCAGCAACGAAACGGCAGAAAGACACTAACTACTGTTCAGGGAATTGCAGATGACTATGACAAAAAGAAGCTTGTGAAAGCCTTCAAAAAG AAATTTGCCTGTAATGGTACTGTGATTGAGCACCCTGAATACGGGGAAGTGATCCAGTTGCAAGGGGACCAGAGGAAGAACATTTGCCAATTCCTCCTAGAG gttGGCATTGTCAAGGAAGAGCAGCTGAAAGTACATGGcttctaa